A window from Limanda limanda chromosome 14, fLimLim1.1, whole genome shotgun sequence encodes these proteins:
- the LOC133019447 gene encoding calpain-5-like, translating to MFSSAVPYKNQHYAELKSNCIRDKTLFEDPEFPAVNASLYFRKPPSGTVQWKRPGEISDDPHLFVEGISSHDLNQGVVGNCWFVAACSCLALKPDLWKKVIPDWKEQEWDAKHPEGYAGIFHFQFWVFGEWLDVVIDDRLPTVNGELIYCHSKDNNEFWSALLEKAYAKLASCYESLEGGNTGEAVVDFSGAVAEAISLEEGAYHQDQEKQDKLFEDLLKVYDRGGIISCSIKAEPHEIEAKMANGLVKGHAYAITAVKKVRLGHGLLAYFKNETIPLMRMRNPWGQIEWKGPWSDSSEEWSKVGDTERGNLGITVEDDGEFWMSFADWCKYFTDADICRIINTSLISVHKTWHEVVHFGSWTKHADPLLNRCGGCANHKQTFLQNPQYLFNVTKEVDEVQISLQQKDVKIHRRVGHGENITFGFIIFKVELNRKYRMHDILTQQVVGTSTYINARSVFMRCTLPQGRYVVFPTTFQPQTLGDYMIRIFTDVAADCRELIEDKPKVKCWSSFLGYAQVVTHVYVHSAEGLQSQENPGGADPYVIISCEGRSVRSSIKKNTLEPEFTTSAIFYRKKPRKPVTVQVWNSNTVQDEFMGQVVLSGSVKDSIEPESLQLRKRGRQMADEMPGIIGVRILTSTQLLAM from the exons ATGTTCTCCTCTGCCGTCCCGTACAAAAACCAGCACTACGCTGAGCTGAAGAGCAACTGCATCAGGGACAAGACGCTGTTCGAGGATCCAGAATTTCCAGCCGTCAATGCATCGCTGTATTTCAGGAAACCGCCATCTGGTACTGTGCAGTGGAAACGACCAGGG GAGATATCCGATGATCCCCACCTGTTTGTGGAGGGAATCAGCTCCCACGACCTGAACCAGGGTGTGGTGGGAAACTGCTGGTTTGTtgctgcctgctcctgtctGGCCCTGAAGCCAGATCTCTGGAAGAAG gTGATCCCTGACTGGAAGGAGCAGGAGTGGGATGCTAAACACCCGGAGGGCTACGCAGGAATCTTCCACTTTCAATTCTGGGTGTTTGGAGAGTGGCTGGATGTGGTGATAGACGACCGGCTGCCGACAGTCAATGGAGAACTCATCTACTGTCATTCAAAAGACAACAATGAATTCTGGAGCGCTCTGCTGGAGAAGGCCTACGCCAA GCTCGCCAGCTGCTATGAGTCTCTGGAGGGGGGAAACACTGGAGAAGCTGTGGTGGATTTCAGTGGCGCTGTGGCTGAAGCCATTAGCCTGGAGGAAGGAGCCTACCACCAAGACcaggaaaaacaagacaagCTGTTTGAGGACCTACTGAAGGTCTACGACCGTGGAGGAATCATAAGTTGCTCCATAAAG GCAGAGCCTCATGAAATCGAGGCCAAGATGGCTAACGGGCTGGTGAAAGGACATGCGTACGCCATCACCGCAGTGAAGAAGGTGCGTTTGGGTCACGGGCTGCTGGCGTACTTCAAGAATGAAACCATCCCCCTGATGCGCATGAGGAACCCCTGGGGCCAGATTGAGTGGAAAGGACCCTGGAGTGACAG CTCTGAGGAATGGTCAAAGGTTGGGGATACAGAGAGGGGCAACCTCGGCATCACGGTGGAGGACGATGGAGAGTTCTG GATGTCTTTCGCAGATTGGTGCAAGTACTTCACAGATGCAGATATTTGCCGTATCATCAACACTTCGCTGATCAGCGTCCACAAGACGTGGCATGAGGTTGTGCACTTTGGGAGCTGGACCAAACATGCAGATCCTCTATTGAACCGCTGTGGCGGCTGCGCCAACCACAAGCAGACATTCCTGCAAAATCCACAG TATTTGTTTAACGTGACAAAAGAGGTCGATGAAGttcaaatctccttgcaacaGAAAGACGTGAAGATCCACAGACGAGTTGGTCATGGAGAAAATATAACCTTTGGCTTTATTATCTTTAAG GTGGAGCTGAACAGGAAGTATCGGATGCATGACATCCTGACACAGCAGGTCGTGGGGACGTCCACCTACATCAACGCCCGGTCGGTGTTCATGAGGTGCACGCTGCCGCAGGGCCGCTACGTCGTCTTCCCCACCACCTTCCAGCCTCAGACGCTGGGGGATTACATGATCCGAATATTTACTGACGTGGCCGCGGACTGCAG GGAGCTGATAGAGGATAAACCCAAAGTCAAATGCTGGAGCTCGTTTCTGGGATACGCGCAGGTCGTGACTCACGTCTACGTCCACAGTGctgaggggctgcagagccagGAGAACCCAGGAG GTGCAGACCCATACGTGATCATATCCTGTGAGGGCCGCTCGGTGCGCTCCAGCATCAAGAAGAACACTTTGGAGCCAGAATTCACAACCAGCGCCATTTTCTACAGGAAGAAGCCCAGGAAGCCTGTAACTGTGCAG GTGTGGAACAGCAACACGGTGCAGGACGAGTTCATGGGCCAGGTGGTGCTGTCCGGCTCGGTGAAGGACTCCATCGAACCCGAGAGCCTCCAGCTGAGGAAGCGAGGCCGGCAGATGGCCGACGAGATGCCCGGCATCATCGGCGTGAGGATTCTCACATCCACACAGCTGCTGGCCATGTGA
- the LOC133019840 gene encoding neuronal migration protein doublecortin-like, whose translation MRATKNATRVATPPATRSTSVAICQSAGRGHTQNPELVTTSTHSSQPSQPSVIMELDFGHFDERDQASRAPRGGRLNGLPSPTHSAHCSFYRTRTLQALTNEKKAKKVRFYRNGDRYFKGIVYAVAGDRFRTFDALLADLTRSLSDHINLPQGVRFIFTIDGTQKIESMDELEEGESYVCASENLYKKVDYTKNVNPNWSVNVKASASQKNMQSLAAKAACEPRETKDFVRPKLVTVMRSGVKPRKAVRILLNKKTAHSFEQVLTDITEAIKLESGIVKRIYTLDGKQVTCLQDFFGDDDVFIACGPEKFRYAQDDFSLDQNECRVMKTPKGQRGSVKSPAPIRRMRSPAESTNGTGSSSQLSTPISKHSPTSTPTSPALNNKQKDLYLPLSLDDDDSQGESM comes from the exons AGCTGGTCACCACCTCCACACATTCGTCACAACCATCACAACCTTCAGTCATCATGGAGCTAGACTTTGGACATTTTGACGAGCGAGACCAGGCATCCCGCGCCCCGAGGGGCGGGCGCTTGAACGGACTCCCCAGCCCGACCCACAGCGCCCACTGCAGCTTTTACCGCACACGCACCCTGCAGGCCCTCACCAATGAGAAGAAAGCCAAAAAAGTGCGCTTCTACCGCAACGGAGACCGCTACTTCAAGGGCATCGTGTACGCTGTGGCCGGCGACCGGTTTCGCACCTTTGACGCCCTCCTGGCTGACCTCACCCGCTCGCTCTCCGACCACATCAACTTGCCACAGGGCGTCCGCTTCATCTTTACTATTGATGGCACACAGAAGATCGAATCCATGGATGAGCTCGAGGAAG GAGAAAGCTACGTTTGTGCATCAGAGAACTTGTACAAGAAGGTCGACTACACAAAGAACGTCAACCCCAACTGGTCTGTGAATGTAAAGGCCTCTGCGAGCCAGAAGAACATGCAGTCCTTAGCCGCCAAGGCCGCGTGCGAGCCCCGGGAGACCAAGGACTTTGTTCGCCCCAAGCTTGTGACGGTGATGCGCAGTGGCGTGAAGCCGCGCAAGGCTGTGCGCATTCTGCTCAACAAGAAAACGGCACACTCCTTCGAGCAGGTCCTCACCGACATCACAGAGGCCATCAAACTTGAAAGTGGGATCGTGAAGAGGATCTACACGCTCGATGGCAAGCAG GTGACCTGCCTTCAAGATTTCTTCGGCGATGACGATGTCTTCATAGCATGTGGACCCGAGAAATTCCGCTATGCCCAGGACGACTTCTCTCTGGATCAGAACG AGTGCAGGGTGATGAAGACGCCCAAAGGTCAGCGTGGCTCAGTGAAGAGTCCTGCTCCAATCAGGCGCATGAGGTCTCCTGCTGAATCAA CCAACGGGACGGGCTCCAGCAGCCAGCTGTCCACCCCGATTTCCAAGCATTCCCCGACCTCCACCCCCACCAGTCCAGCCCTGAACAACAAGCAGAAG gaTCTCTACCTGCCCTTATCTCTGGATGACGATGATTCTCAGGGCGAATCAATGTAA